A portion of the Rhodopirellula bahusiensis genome contains these proteins:
- the leuC gene encoding 3-isopropylmalate dehydratase large subunit, producing MSDASSTAPSSAGAATQSTGSRTLLDKIWDQHLVHAPESGPAIIYIDLHLVHEVTSPQAFEGLRINNRPVRRPERTIATPDHNVPTSDRSLPIADPISRKQIETLRENCKEFGVELFDIDDVRQGIVHVIGPENGYTQPGMTIVCGDSHTATHGAFGSLAFGIGTSEVEHVLATQTLLQFKPKTFELRVDGDLARGVTAKDMILYLIGEIGTAGGTGYVLEFTGDAVRNLSMEERMTVCNMSIEAGARAGMIAPDQTTFDYLRGRPECPTDFDAAVEAWEKLPSDPGATYDRSNLYKGSDIRPQVTWGTNPGQVCSVDSVVPSPGDSTDINVQKSTASALQYMDLKAGTPITEIEINRVFIGSCTNARIEDLRAAAAVIKGHHCSDKVNAMIVPGSGKVKLQAEEEGLHKVFIEAGFDWREAGCSMCLAMNPDKLAPGERCASTSNRNFEGRQGKGGRTHLVSPAMAAAAAIKGHFVDIRDWDYR from the coding sequence ATGTCTGACGCTTCTTCCACCGCTCCCAGCTCAGCGGGAGCCGCTACGCAATCCACCGGCAGCCGAACGTTGCTGGACAAAATTTGGGACCAGCACCTGGTTCACGCTCCCGAGTCCGGGCCCGCGATCATCTACATCGATCTGCACTTGGTCCATGAAGTGACCAGCCCCCAAGCGTTCGAGGGACTGCGGATCAACAACCGCCCGGTCCGTCGCCCTGAGCGAACCATCGCGACTCCCGATCACAACGTTCCAACGTCCGATCGCAGTTTGCCCATCGCTGATCCGATCAGCCGCAAGCAGATCGAAACGCTGCGTGAGAACTGCAAAGAGTTCGGAGTCGAGCTGTTCGACATCGATGATGTGCGACAAGGAATCGTTCACGTGATCGGCCCAGAGAACGGCTACACCCAGCCCGGCATGACGATCGTGTGCGGCGACTCTCACACCGCCACTCACGGCGCGTTCGGATCGCTCGCGTTCGGAATCGGAACCAGCGAAGTCGAACACGTTCTGGCAACGCAAACGCTGCTGCAGTTCAAGCCCAAAACATTCGAACTTCGCGTCGATGGCGACTTGGCTCGTGGAGTGACAGCGAAGGACATGATCCTGTATCTGATCGGCGAGATCGGAACGGCAGGTGGCACGGGCTACGTTCTGGAATTCACCGGGGACGCAGTTCGCAACCTGTCGATGGAAGAGCGAATGACGGTTTGCAACATGTCGATCGAAGCTGGGGCTCGCGCCGGCATGATCGCTCCTGACCAAACCACATTCGACTACCTTCGTGGCCGTCCAGAATGTCCGACGGATTTCGATGCCGCGGTGGAAGCTTGGGAAAAGTTGCCATCCGACCCCGGTGCGACTTATGACCGAAGTAACCTCTACAAAGGCTCGGACATCCGGCCGCAAGTGACTTGGGGAACCAACCCTGGTCAAGTTTGCAGCGTCGATTCGGTGGTTCCATCGCCAGGCGACAGCACCGATATCAATGTTCAGAAGTCGACCGCATCGGCACTGCAGTACATGGACTTGAAAGCCGGTACTCCGATCACCGAGATCGAGATCAATCGCGTTTTCATCGGTTCATGCACCAATGCACGGATCGAAGATTTGCGAGCTGCCGCGGCTGTCATCAAGGGGCACCATTGCAGTGACAAAGTCAACGCGATGATCGTCCCCGGTAGTGGCAAGGTGAAACTGCAAGCGGAAGAAGAAGGCCTGCACAAAGTCTTCATCGAAGCTGGTTTCGATTGGCGAGAAGCCGGTTGCAGCATGTGCTTGGCGATGAACCCGGACAAGTTGGCTCCGGGTGAACGTTGCGCCAGCACCAGCAATCGCAACTTCGAGGGGCGTCAAGGCAAGGGAGGCCGAACGCACTTGGTCAGCCCGGCGATGGCTGCCGCTGCCGCGATCAAAGGCCACTTCGTCGACATTCGCGATTGGGACTATCGCTGA